Proteins from a genomic interval of Thunnus thynnus chromosome 5, fThuThy2.1, whole genome shotgun sequence:
- the LOC137183398 gene encoding dynein axonemal intermediate chain 4-like isoform X2, whose amino-acid sequence MSTPPTEMKNTSLVLNSSSRIMKSSITGMHRVNPSSQRFTGSQSRRCSILAGDSIFMDKSTSKVVRVLNDDGNDVTPLTLYQAESGDIQPKPGRYFLDEIFSSAGSDQLTSLSSFTGTSFGSFLGSSHSTKASLTKNTEDSGLKLDMKNIPPAPCVQKKKDSMKQHVTEEMLDEEVHICLSETDTISLLDIPNTLVSEDVDNAEAIKQRNIDYAELCKNRMGNDKYVARSMWTFNGALKNKEIQSDKIVKVDVGAMATVWDIYDSFCEQNNTPENEKIPYPEGTVKTSRGLESSGSTFGTGSTISSLFEIQMCGTSLNAEPDPQQIMLSESFQHSLLVMERSIVAEVFQPKLAAYRQLPILADPDCTVKPATKEQGEEDEESSPIPTLEPLWAFSCELTRGRTITSMAWNKENLDLLAVGYGDFDSAYQKRGLICCWSLKNLTWPERVFRCHSSVTSLDFSANNPNRLAVGMYDGTVAIYSVQIRENKACVATSSKCSKKHLHPVWQVNWTRQEMRLSGEDRVESLVSVSADGRITKWFLHSNGLDCIDLMKLKRIQDSKKKAAGSKKKTDNVLSGTTPGLCVDFHPTDSSIYLAGTWEGLIHKCSFSNSQYFLDTYQTHFCPVNHVEWSPFSPDVFLSCSSDWTIQLWKQDHLTPVLGFGSTERAVYTVRWSPNWPTVFAAINGKQVEIWDMNSSISDPIIVHPAASGVKMTSLLFARGTDSILVGDNDGQVTFYELKNLSVGEEGKQVDCLEDIVHSAISR is encoded by the exons ATGAGTACCCCTCCGACAGAAATGAAGAACACCAGTCTGGTGCTTAACTC ATCATCTCGAATAATGAAGAGTTCAATAACAGGAATGCATCGAGTCAACCCAAGTTCACAAAGGTTCACAGGTTCACAAAGCCGAAGATGTTCCATCCTGGCTGGAGACAGCATATTTATGGATAAGAGCACCAGTAAAGTAGTTCGG GTGCTGAATGATGATGGCAACGATGTCACTCCTCTGACTCTGTACCAGGCCGAGTCAGGTGACATACAGCCCAAACCAGGCAGATACTTTCTGGATGAAATCTTTTCCAGCGCGGGATCAGACCAGTTGACATCCCTGTCAAGCTTCACTGGGACGTCTTTTGG CTCTTTTCTTGGGAGCAGCCACTCTACCAAAGCCTCACTGACCAAGAACACTGAGGATAGCGGCCTCAAATTGGACATGAAAAACATCCCACCAGCTCCATGCG tacagaagaaaaaagacagtatGAAACAACATGTAACAGAGGAAATGTTGGATGAGGAAGTCCACATCTGCCTCTCTGAGACAGACACCATTTCACTGCTGGATATACCCAATACCTTGGTGTCAGAGGATGTGGATAATGCAGAAGCTATTAA acagagaaacattGACTATGCTGAGCTTTGCAAGAACAGAATGGGCAATGATAAGTATGTAGCGCGATCAATGTGGACATTCAACGGAGcacttaaaaacaaagagaTCCAGAGCGATAAGATTGTCAAGGTGGATGTAG GCGCAATGGCTACTGTCTGGGATATCTATGACTCTTTTTGTGAGCAAAATAATACCCCTGAAAATGAGAAGATTCCCTATCCAGAGGGAACTGTTAAGACCAGCAGAGGTCTAGAGAGCAGCGGCAGCACATTCGGCACAG GCAGTACCATTAGCTCACTGTTCGAAATACAGATGTGTGGAACCAGTTTAAATGCTGAGCCAGACCCACAGCAGATCATGCTGTCTGAATCATTCCAGCACAGCTTATTAGTGATGGAGCGGAGCATCGTGGCAGAAGTCTTTCAACCCAAACTGGCTGCTTACAGACAGCTGCCCATTCTTGCAG ACCCTGACTGCACAGTGAAGCCTGCGACCAAGGAGCAGGgcgaggaggatgaggagagttCTCCGATTCCAACTCTGGAACCTCTCTGGGCTTTCAGCTGTGAGCTCACCAGAGGACGCACCATTACCAGCATGGCCTGGAACAAGGAGAACCTG GATCTCCTGGCTGTGGGCTATGGTGACTTTGACTCCGCTTATCAGAAAAGAGGCCTAATCTGCTGCTGGTCCCTCAAAAATCTTACG TGGCCGGAGCGTGTTTTCCGCTGTCACAGTAGTGTAACATCCCTGGATTTCTCAGCCAACAACCCCAACCGGCTGGCTGTGGGGATGTATGACGGTACTGTAGCCATCTACAGTGTCCAAATTAGAGAAAACAAGGCATGTGTCGCCACCAGCAG CAAGTGTTCCAAAAAGCACTTGCATCCAGTGTGGCAGGTCAACTGGACTAGACAAGAGATGAGATTATCAGGGGAGGACAGAGTAGAATCTCTTGTCTCTGTGTCAGCAGATGGCAGGATTACCAAGTGGTTCCTTCACAGCAATGGTCTTGACTGCATAG ACCTGATGAAGCTGAAGAGGATTCAAGACAGCAAGAAGAAAGCTGCAGGCAGCAAGAAGAAGACGGACAACGTGTTGTCAGGAACGACTCCTGGTCTGTGTGTTGACTTCCATCCAACA GATTCTAGCATCTATTTGGCGGGCACATGGGAGGGCCTCATCCACAAGTGCTCCTTTTCCAACAGTCAGTATTTTCTGGACACTTATCAAACGCACTTT TGTCCTGTGAACCACGTTGAATGGTCTCCATTCAGTCCCGATGTGTTCCTGAGCTGTTCCTCTGACTGGACCATCCAGCTGTGGAAGCAGGACCACTTGACCCCTGTACTGGGCTTCGGCTCCACCGAGAGGGCCGTGTACACCGTCAGATGGTCCCCAAACTGGCCCACAGTGTTTGCAGCCATTAATGGAAAACAGGTGGAGATCTGGGACATGAACTCAAGCAT CTCGGACCCAATCATTGTGCACCCTGCTGCTTCTGGTGTGAAGATGACGTCCCTGCTGTTTGCCAGAGGGACAGACAGCATCTTGGTTGGGGACAATGACGGGCAAGTGACTTTCTACGAGCTCAAGAACCTCAGTGTGGGAGAGGAGGGCAAACAG gtGGATTGTTTGGAAGACATCGTTCACTCTGCAATATCCAGGTAG
- the LOC137183398 gene encoding dynein axonemal intermediate chain 4-like isoform X3, with product MSTPPTEMKNTSLVLNSSSRIMKSSITGMHRVNPSSQRFTGSQSRRCSILAGDSIFMDKSTSKVVRVLNDDGNDVTPLTLYQAESGDIQPKPGRYFLDEIFSSAGSDQLTSLSSFTGTSFGSFLGSSHSTKASLTKNTEDSGLKLDMKNIPPAPCVVQKKKDSMKQHVTEEMLDEEVHICLSETDTISLLDIPNTLVSEDVDNAEAIKQRNIDYAELCKNRMGNDKYVARSMWTFNGALKNKEIQSDKIVKVDVGAMATVWDIYDSFCEQNNTPENEKIPYPEGTVKTSRGLESSGSTFGTGSTISSLFEIQMCGTSLNAEPDPQQIMLSESFQHSLLVMERSIVAEVFQPKLAAYRQLPILADPDCTVKPATKEQGEEDEESSPIPTLEPLWAFSCELTRGRTITSMAWNKENLDLLAVGYGDFDSAYQKRGLICCWSLKNLTWPERVFRCHSSVTSLDFSANNPNRLAVGMYDGTVAIYSVQIRENKACVATSSKCSKKHLHPVWQVNWTRQEMRLSGEDRVESLVSVSADGRITKWFLHSNGLDCIDLMKLKRIQDSKKKAAGSKKKTDNVLSGTTPGLCVDFHPTDSSIYLAGTWEGLIHKCSFSNMSCEPR from the exons ATGAGTACCCCTCCGACAGAAATGAAGAACACCAGTCTGGTGCTTAACTC ATCATCTCGAATAATGAAGAGTTCAATAACAGGAATGCATCGAGTCAACCCAAGTTCACAAAGGTTCACAGGTTCACAAAGCCGAAGATGTTCCATCCTGGCTGGAGACAGCATATTTATGGATAAGAGCACCAGTAAAGTAGTTCGG GTGCTGAATGATGATGGCAACGATGTCACTCCTCTGACTCTGTACCAGGCCGAGTCAGGTGACATACAGCCCAAACCAGGCAGATACTTTCTGGATGAAATCTTTTCCAGCGCGGGATCAGACCAGTTGACATCCCTGTCAAGCTTCACTGGGACGTCTTTTGG CTCTTTTCTTGGGAGCAGCCACTCTACCAAAGCCTCACTGACCAAGAACACTGAGGATAGCGGCCTCAAATTGGACATGAAAAACATCCCACCAGCTCCATGCG TagtacagaagaaaaaagacagtatGAAACAACATGTAACAGAGGAAATGTTGGATGAGGAAGTCCACATCTGCCTCTCTGAGACAGACACCATTTCACTGCTGGATATACCCAATACCTTGGTGTCAGAGGATGTGGATAATGCAGAAGCTATTAA acagagaaacattGACTATGCTGAGCTTTGCAAGAACAGAATGGGCAATGATAAGTATGTAGCGCGATCAATGTGGACATTCAACGGAGcacttaaaaacaaagagaTCCAGAGCGATAAGATTGTCAAGGTGGATGTAG GCGCAATGGCTACTGTCTGGGATATCTATGACTCTTTTTGTGAGCAAAATAATACCCCTGAAAATGAGAAGATTCCCTATCCAGAGGGAACTGTTAAGACCAGCAGAGGTCTAGAGAGCAGCGGCAGCACATTCGGCACAG GCAGTACCATTAGCTCACTGTTCGAAATACAGATGTGTGGAACCAGTTTAAATGCTGAGCCAGACCCACAGCAGATCATGCTGTCTGAATCATTCCAGCACAGCTTATTAGTGATGGAGCGGAGCATCGTGGCAGAAGTCTTTCAACCCAAACTGGCTGCTTACAGACAGCTGCCCATTCTTGCAG ACCCTGACTGCACAGTGAAGCCTGCGACCAAGGAGCAGGgcgaggaggatgaggagagttCTCCGATTCCAACTCTGGAACCTCTCTGGGCTTTCAGCTGTGAGCTCACCAGAGGACGCACCATTACCAGCATGGCCTGGAACAAGGAGAACCTG GATCTCCTGGCTGTGGGCTATGGTGACTTTGACTCCGCTTATCAGAAAAGAGGCCTAATCTGCTGCTGGTCCCTCAAAAATCTTACG TGGCCGGAGCGTGTTTTCCGCTGTCACAGTAGTGTAACATCCCTGGATTTCTCAGCCAACAACCCCAACCGGCTGGCTGTGGGGATGTATGACGGTACTGTAGCCATCTACAGTGTCCAAATTAGAGAAAACAAGGCATGTGTCGCCACCAGCAG CAAGTGTTCCAAAAAGCACTTGCATCCAGTGTGGCAGGTCAACTGGACTAGACAAGAGATGAGATTATCAGGGGAGGACAGAGTAGAATCTCTTGTCTCTGTGTCAGCAGATGGCAGGATTACCAAGTGGTTCCTTCACAGCAATGGTCTTGACTGCATAG ACCTGATGAAGCTGAAGAGGATTCAAGACAGCAAGAAGAAAGCTGCAGGCAGCAAGAAGAAGACGGACAACGTGTTGTCAGGAACGACTCCTGGTCTGTGTGTTGACTTCCATCCAACA GATTCTAGCATCTATTTGGCGGGCACATGGGAGGGCCTCATCCACAAGTGCTCCTTTTCCAACA TGTCCTGTGAACCACGTTGA
- the LOC137183398 gene encoding dynein axonemal intermediate chain 4-like isoform X1 translates to MSTPPTEMKNTSLVLNSSSRIMKSSITGMHRVNPSSQRFTGSQSRRCSILAGDSIFMDKSTSKVVRVLNDDGNDVTPLTLYQAESGDIQPKPGRYFLDEIFSSAGSDQLTSLSSFTGTSFGSFLGSSHSTKASLTKNTEDSGLKLDMKNIPPAPCVVQKKKDSMKQHVTEEMLDEEVHICLSETDTISLLDIPNTLVSEDVDNAEAIKQRNIDYAELCKNRMGNDKYVARSMWTFNGALKNKEIQSDKIVKVDVGAMATVWDIYDSFCEQNNTPENEKIPYPEGTVKTSRGLESSGSTFGTGSTISSLFEIQMCGTSLNAEPDPQQIMLSESFQHSLLVMERSIVAEVFQPKLAAYRQLPILADPDCTVKPATKEQGEEDEESSPIPTLEPLWAFSCELTRGRTITSMAWNKENLDLLAVGYGDFDSAYQKRGLICCWSLKNLTWPERVFRCHSSVTSLDFSANNPNRLAVGMYDGTVAIYSVQIRENKACVATSSKCSKKHLHPVWQVNWTRQEMRLSGEDRVESLVSVSADGRITKWFLHSNGLDCIDLMKLKRIQDSKKKAAGSKKKTDNVLSGTTPGLCVDFHPTDSSIYLAGTWEGLIHKCSFSNSQYFLDTYQTHFCPVNHVEWSPFSPDVFLSCSSDWTIQLWKQDHLTPVLGFGSTERAVYTVRWSPNWPTVFAAINGKQVEIWDMNSSISDPIIVHPAASGVKMTSLLFARGTDSILVGDNDGQVTFYELKNLSVGEEGKQVDCLEDIVHSAISR, encoded by the exons ATGAGTACCCCTCCGACAGAAATGAAGAACACCAGTCTGGTGCTTAACTC ATCATCTCGAATAATGAAGAGTTCAATAACAGGAATGCATCGAGTCAACCCAAGTTCACAAAGGTTCACAGGTTCACAAAGCCGAAGATGTTCCATCCTGGCTGGAGACAGCATATTTATGGATAAGAGCACCAGTAAAGTAGTTCGG GTGCTGAATGATGATGGCAACGATGTCACTCCTCTGACTCTGTACCAGGCCGAGTCAGGTGACATACAGCCCAAACCAGGCAGATACTTTCTGGATGAAATCTTTTCCAGCGCGGGATCAGACCAGTTGACATCCCTGTCAAGCTTCACTGGGACGTCTTTTGG CTCTTTTCTTGGGAGCAGCCACTCTACCAAAGCCTCACTGACCAAGAACACTGAGGATAGCGGCCTCAAATTGGACATGAAAAACATCCCACCAGCTCCATGCG TagtacagaagaaaaaagacagtatGAAACAACATGTAACAGAGGAAATGTTGGATGAGGAAGTCCACATCTGCCTCTCTGAGACAGACACCATTTCACTGCTGGATATACCCAATACCTTGGTGTCAGAGGATGTGGATAATGCAGAAGCTATTAA acagagaaacattGACTATGCTGAGCTTTGCAAGAACAGAATGGGCAATGATAAGTATGTAGCGCGATCAATGTGGACATTCAACGGAGcacttaaaaacaaagagaTCCAGAGCGATAAGATTGTCAAGGTGGATGTAG GCGCAATGGCTACTGTCTGGGATATCTATGACTCTTTTTGTGAGCAAAATAATACCCCTGAAAATGAGAAGATTCCCTATCCAGAGGGAACTGTTAAGACCAGCAGAGGTCTAGAGAGCAGCGGCAGCACATTCGGCACAG GCAGTACCATTAGCTCACTGTTCGAAATACAGATGTGTGGAACCAGTTTAAATGCTGAGCCAGACCCACAGCAGATCATGCTGTCTGAATCATTCCAGCACAGCTTATTAGTGATGGAGCGGAGCATCGTGGCAGAAGTCTTTCAACCCAAACTGGCTGCTTACAGACAGCTGCCCATTCTTGCAG ACCCTGACTGCACAGTGAAGCCTGCGACCAAGGAGCAGGgcgaggaggatgaggagagttCTCCGATTCCAACTCTGGAACCTCTCTGGGCTTTCAGCTGTGAGCTCACCAGAGGACGCACCATTACCAGCATGGCCTGGAACAAGGAGAACCTG GATCTCCTGGCTGTGGGCTATGGTGACTTTGACTCCGCTTATCAGAAAAGAGGCCTAATCTGCTGCTGGTCCCTCAAAAATCTTACG TGGCCGGAGCGTGTTTTCCGCTGTCACAGTAGTGTAACATCCCTGGATTTCTCAGCCAACAACCCCAACCGGCTGGCTGTGGGGATGTATGACGGTACTGTAGCCATCTACAGTGTCCAAATTAGAGAAAACAAGGCATGTGTCGCCACCAGCAG CAAGTGTTCCAAAAAGCACTTGCATCCAGTGTGGCAGGTCAACTGGACTAGACAAGAGATGAGATTATCAGGGGAGGACAGAGTAGAATCTCTTGTCTCTGTGTCAGCAGATGGCAGGATTACCAAGTGGTTCCTTCACAGCAATGGTCTTGACTGCATAG ACCTGATGAAGCTGAAGAGGATTCAAGACAGCAAGAAGAAAGCTGCAGGCAGCAAGAAGAAGACGGACAACGTGTTGTCAGGAACGACTCCTGGTCTGTGTGTTGACTTCCATCCAACA GATTCTAGCATCTATTTGGCGGGCACATGGGAGGGCCTCATCCACAAGTGCTCCTTTTCCAACAGTCAGTATTTTCTGGACACTTATCAAACGCACTTT TGTCCTGTGAACCACGTTGAATGGTCTCCATTCAGTCCCGATGTGTTCCTGAGCTGTTCCTCTGACTGGACCATCCAGCTGTGGAAGCAGGACCACTTGACCCCTGTACTGGGCTTCGGCTCCACCGAGAGGGCCGTGTACACCGTCAGATGGTCCCCAAACTGGCCCACAGTGTTTGCAGCCATTAATGGAAAACAGGTGGAGATCTGGGACATGAACTCAAGCAT CTCGGACCCAATCATTGTGCACCCTGCTGCTTCTGGTGTGAAGATGACGTCCCTGCTGTTTGCCAGAGGGACAGACAGCATCTTGGTTGGGGACAATGACGGGCAAGTGACTTTCTACGAGCTCAAGAACCTCAGTGTGGGAGAGGAGGGCAAACAG gtGGATTGTTTGGAAGACATCGTTCACTCTGCAATATCCAGGTAG